In a single window of the Hippocampus zosterae strain Florida chromosome 6, ASM2543408v3, whole genome shotgun sequence genome:
- the fancg gene encoding Fanconi anemia group G protein: MSTKRQQSPSNLSDRWIEENNEFVNKWKNRDVSSREQNHTKLLLSSDFHKLLQKIQGLPPLEDYAQLELCVVYNVCLLSISLSKMSEAEILLAQTMDRVLQMTGVEPMASSPRDVWRTVLTSMEKRAVNSSVQNLLCVQWAIWLANCSLEAIEGLQGEFSSLSARIQDLTSEPRKISSNTPLLVMQPKNLLQLLEICTLITQGAGKINEGRSSEALTCLQAASSLPAPKTLVAYTHLLSGSCLAHTGRPQMALQCFRKAVEIDFPCVCALYQSLLIFRRQGNTQAEIQMLGLLHSTLMLTSTTEPGKTSDQLLSWSVLLQSQALRSLLSVPTALCVLHSLAQKCVLHSRVSEAVEHYLDLLAAIHSEENRSEDLHLPRLPELYLEAGTSLLLAKRPLDCMTLCDEVISTTAELLPEHVVLEEPAEGVEAPAVRAEGEQDQVAMLFWTGAAYLVQGHCYCHMQDWKQAVTHYTRCINLLVKVRFKEKGGQPQVPTADMVDEKRTDLQILQRMKGLSFAGRGVSFAHTDQLGHALRDLQLSLQAFEECVGAGLWCGEVLWRLNRKQEAAAIWEKTWSISKHSVEKIPVYLQEPQSGPMLDSAELRLRVRELDPK; encoded by the exons ATGTCCACTAAAAGGCAACAATCACCGTCTAACTTATCAGACAGATGGATTGAGGAAAACAACGAATTTGTCAACAAATGGAAG AACAGAGATGTTTCAAGTCGAGAGCAGAACCACACTAAATTGTTGTTGTCATCTGACTTCCACAAActtttacaaaaaatacaag GTCTTCCTCCACTTGAAGATTACGCTCAATTGGAGTTGTGTGTGGTGTACAATGTTTGCTTGCTTTCCATCAGTTTGTCCAAGATGTCAGAGGCGGAGATTCTCCTGGCGCAAACTATGGACAGAG TTTTACAGATGACAGGTGTTGAACCAATGGCCTCCTCGCCACGAGATGTTTGGCGTACAGTTCTGACATCAATGGAGAAAAGAGCAGTCAATTCTAGTGTACAGAACTTGTTGTGTGTGCAGTGGGCTATCTGGTTGGCCAACTGTTCACTTGAAGCCATCGAAGGACTTCAG GGGGAGTTTTCCTCACTTTCTGCAAGAATTCAAGACCTGACAAGTGAACCAAGAAAAATATCTTCAAACACTCCACTTTTGGTGATGCAACCAAAAAACCTTCTTCAATTATTGGAAATTTGCACTCTCATCACTCAAG GTGCCGGGAAAATAAATGAGGGTCGAAGCTCAGAGGCACTGACATGTCTGCAGGCTGCTTCCTCTCTACCTGCTCCCAAAACTCTCGTGGCATACACGCACCTGCTCTCTGGCTCCTGTCTCGCCCACACG ggccGTCCTCAGATGGCACTGCAGTGTTTCAGGAAAGCGGTGGAGATAGATTTTCCTTGTGTATGTGCTTTATACCAAAGTTTACTCATCTTCAGGCGCCAAGGCAACACACAGGCGGAGATACAAATGCTTGGTTTGTTGCACTCG ACTCTGATGTTGACCTCCACCACTGAGCCTGGTAAAACCAGTGACCAGCTCCTCTCCTGGTCCGTACTTCTACAGAGTCAAGCCCTGCGCAGCCTGCTCTCTGTCCCAACTGCTCTATGTGTCCTTCACAGTTTGGCTCAGAAATGTGTGCTGCATTCAAG GGTTTCTGAAGCTGTGGAGCATTATTTGGACCTGCTGGCTGCTATTCATTCTGAAGAAAACAGA TCTGAGGACCTTCACCTCCCCCGGTTACCTGAACTTTACCTGGAAGCCGGCACCTCCTTGCTCTTGGCCAAGCGGCCCCTTGATTGTATGACACTATGTGACGAAGTCATCTCCACGACGGCTGAGTTGCTGCCAGAGCATGTGGTGCTAGAAGAGCCAGCGGAGGGTGTTGAGGCACCAGCTGTGCGCGCTGAAGGTGAACAGGATCAGGTGGCAATGCTGTTTTGGACGGGTGCAGCGTACCTCGTCCAAGGTCACTGCTACTGTCACATGCAGGACTGGAAGCAAGCTGTAACTCACTACACAAG GTGTATAAACCTGCTAGTGAAAGTGCGCTTTAAAGAGAAAG GGGGCCAACCTCAAGTCCCTACTGCAGACATGGTTGATGAGAAGAGAACAGATCTTCAGATCTTACAGAGGATGAAGGGGCTCTCGTTTGCTGGGAGGGGCGTTAGCTTCGCGCACACTGACCAGCTTGGACATGCACTGAGAGATCTCCAGCTAAGCCTGCAGGCTTTTGAAG AGTGTGTGGGTGCAGGACTATGGTGTGGAGAGGTGTTGTGGAGGCTCAACAGGAAACAAGAGGCTGCTGCAATTTGGGAAAAAACATGGAGTATCAGCAAACATTCAGTAGA GAAAATTCCTGTGTACTTGCAGGAACCCCAGTCCGGACCCATGTTGGACTCTGCAGAGCTTCGCCTCAGAGTACGAGAACTTGATCCCAAATAA
- the LOC127602042 gene encoding neurofilament medium polypeptide-like — protein sequence MSSTVESHFFGPSGFRKPRPASVSSIGFHSQRRRLTYSSQPSSGDSVDTFNVDMSCRSEKEILQVLNDRFAGYIDKVRSLEMHNRNLEEEAAALRQCQSGRTSVGENYERKLNDLRGLMRQLSREKGRTAVEYHRLEEDIQQVRARLEEEARSREDLDAAARAMKKYVDECQLARMELDRKLCALDDEAAFLKKNHEEEMAEFLAQIHGAEVTFDLRDSPKVDVTGALREIRAQLDRHATNNATQAEDWYKVRLERLTDAARSNQDAIRGTQEEIVEYRRQLQSRTIELETLRGTKESLERQRAESEDRHQDDLDSLQDTISHLDSELKNTKWEMASQLKDYQDLLNVKMALDIEIAAYRKLLEGEESRLAPGSPYSYFDSRISAHLKVKEDKVIVQEQTDETQVTEVTEEAEEGEEGEENQEEECKTEDGHKGEEKEKEKKEEAGEQEEIPKSPEEVANSHQPKSRPKSPESKSPPAKSPAKSPKSKSPPNESPRCKSPPPKTPEPPEKEKVKPAPASKDDTKGEKKDKPESGKDEKSDPSVQEEKVKQPVKEKENKEKEAENKKEKDDKPDVKKDGQTTEVPKKEETPKPAKAAENKAPASKPKEEAPPPVEEKPSAPKLAKTEPAKKQEEKPTPKVESEKPEEKKETSQGAADEEKTKKVAKSPGTESKDSTEKANN from the exons ATGAGTTCCACCGTTGAGAGCCACTTCTTCGGGCCGAGCGGGTTCCGTAAACCTCGGCCAGCCTCGGTGTCCTCCATCGGCTTCCACTCCCAGCGCCGCCGCCTCACCTACAGCAGCCAACCGTCCTCCGGGGACAGTGTGGACACCTTCAacgtggacatgtcctgcaggagCGAAAAGGAGATCCTGCAGGTGCTCAACGACCGCTTCGCCGGCTATATCGACAAGGTGCGCAGCCTGGAGATGCACAACCGCAacctggaggaggaagcggCAGCCCTGCGGCAGTGCCAGAGCGGTCGCACCTCGGTGGGGGAGAACTACGAGCGGAAGCTGAACGACCTTCGGGGGCTCATGCGACAGCTGAGCAGGGAGAAAGGTCGCACGGCCGTGGAGTATCACCGCCTGGAGGAGGACATCCAGCAGGTCCGGGCCCGTTTAGAAGAGGAGGCGCGCAGCCGGGAGGACCTGGACGCGGCCGCGCGGGCTATGAAGAAGTACGTGGACGAGTGCCAGCTGGCCCGAATGGAGCTGGACAGGAAACTCTGCGCCCTGGACGACGAAGCCGCGTTCCTCAAGAAGAACCACGAAGAAGAAATGGCCGAGTTCCTCGCTCAGATTCACGGCGCGGAG gtGACTTTTGACCTGCGTGACTCACCCAAAGTGGACGTGACTGGAGCCTTACGGGAGATCCGTGCACAGCTCGACCGCCACGCGACCAACAATGCCACACAAGCCGAGGACTGGTACAAAG TGCGCTTGGAGCGTTTGACAGATGCGGCCAGGTCCAACCAAGATGCCATCCGGGGGACCCAAGAGGAGATCGTGGAATACCGTCGTCAGCTGCAGAGTCGCACCATCGAGCTGGAGACTCTCAGAGGAACCAAGGAGTCCTTGGAGAGGCAGCGTGCGGAGAGCGAGGACAGACACCAGGACGACCTTGACTCACTTCAG GACACCATCAGTCATCTGGACTCTGagctgaaaaatacaaaatgggaAATGGCCAGCCAGCTAAAGGACTATCAGGACCTTCTGAATGTGAAGATGGCCCTAGATATTGAAATAGCGGCTTACAG GAAGCTGCTGGAGGGAGAAGAGAGTCGTCTTGCGCCAGGAAGTCCCTACTCCTATTTCGATAGTAGAATTTCAGCGCATCTAAAAGTCAAAGAAGATAAAGTGATTGTTCAAGAGCAGACAGATGAGACCCAGGTCACAGAGGTGACAGAGGAGGCGGAAGAGGGGGAAGAAGGTGAAGAGAATCAAGAAGAGGAATGCAAAACGGAGGACGGACACaaaggagaggaaaaggagaaggagaaaaaagaagaagcggGTGAGCAAGAAGAGATTCCCAAATCGCCAGAGGAAGTCGCAAATTCTCACCAGCCTAAATCTCGCCCAAAATCACCCGAGTCCAAATCACCACCCGCCAAATCCCCCGCAAAGTCACCCAAATCCAAATCTCCTCCAAACGAATCCCCACGGTGTAAATCTCCCCCTCCTAAGACACCTGAACCCCCGGAGAAGGAGAAGGTCAAGCCCGCACCTGCTTCCAAAGATGATACgaaaggggagaaaaaagacAAGCCTGAGTCTGGCAAAGATGAAAAGAGTGATCCATCCGTTCAAGAGGAAAAGGTCAAACAACCAGTAAAGGAAAAGGAGAACAAGGAGAAAGAAGCAGAGAACAAAAAGGAGAAGGATGACAAACCTGATGTAAAAAAAGACGGTCAAACAACTGAGGTGCCAAAGAAGGAAGAAACTCCAAAACCTGCAAAGGCTGCAGAGAACAAAGCTCCGGCCTCCAAACCAAAAGAGGAGGCTCCTCCCCCGGTTGAGGAGAAGCCCTCGGCTCCTAAACTGGCAAAGACAGAGCCGGCTAAGAAGCAGGAAGAGAAACCTACCCCTAAAGTTGAATCTGAGAAACCAGAAGAGAAAAAGGAGACCAGTCAAGGAGCTGCCGACGAAGAGAAGACGAAAAAAGTGGCAAAATCTCCTGGCACTGAGTCCAAAGACAGTACGGAGAAGGCCAATAATTGA
- the thoc5 gene encoding THO complex subunit 5 homolog: MSSEALKKRKAKVLRNEAGTTEVKRGRGDGDQQDIRVYNEEVELDGRDHEEDFLQFKESCGGLATLMGEIQKLKAGGAKEGCAEVEQKRLQSCNHFMTLKKLNRLAHMRLKRGRDQTHEAKQKVDVLHLQLQNLLYEVLHLQKEIGKCLEFKSKHEEIDLVSEEEFYRDAPQEISRPQLTKNDPHQLTLARLDWELEQRKRLAETYKESQASKEKIQKSIEIKKEHLRSLQPGLNAIMQASLPVQEYLAVPVEQTQKHTEIAQHLPPPLYVLFVQANAYGQACDKKLTVSISGDVDEAKAMSKPPEDSQDDDSDSDAEEEQEKTKRRRSTAGGQLDDKRREMLKRHPLSLSFDLTCKDGSVLSLFFYYLINLNIMTVKAKISASTDLTTAISAGELVKSETLLSCLYSNDHGRETPNPANRYQFDKVGIGSFADYVEELGHPYKWVQNLGGLNFPSDTSEGVLVGSSLSASHMENTMKLLRGRVLSRLALHKQFASLEHNIIPVSSECLYLFPAKILSRLTQWTTITQEEYMNLTFTRHVTDAGLAKETDMYFSGVVERGTARLQAAVVLNPRYPEISPLFSLSLNWKGERSGHTDDNLRAMESEVNVFKNELQGPRPGYQLLTNQISRLCVCLDVYLETEEQDDGVEGPREFPREKMCLRTVKGPNRLKPFKYNHPLGLFSHR; encoded by the exons ATGTCTTCGGAAGCACTGAAGAAGCGAAAGGCGAAGGTTCTTCGCAACGAAGCGGGAACTACGGAGGTGAAACGAGGCAGAGGGGACGGAGACCAGCAG GACATACGTGTCTACAATGAGGAGGTGGAACTTGACGGCCGGGACCATGAGGAGGACTTCCTCCAGTTTAAAGAGTCATGCGGCGGGTTGGCCACTCTGATGGGTGAAATACAGAAGTTGAAAGCCGGTGGGGCAAAAGAGGGG TGTGCTGAGGTTGAGCAGAAACGCTTGCAGAGCTGCAACCACTTTATGACTCTGAAAAAACTCAACCGTTTGGCTCACATGCGGCTCAAAAGAGGCAGAGACCAGACCCATGAG GCAAAGCAAAAAGTGGATGTTCTGCACCTTCAGTTGCAGAACCTTCTGTATGAAGTTCTGCATCTTCAGAAGGAAATCGGCAAATGTTTGGAGTTCAA GTCAAAACATGAGGAAATAGACCTCGTGAGCGAAGAAGAGTTTTACAGGGATGCACCGCAGGAGATTTCCAGGCCACAACTCACCAAAAACGATCCGCACCAGCTCACCCTAGCACGGTTAGACTGGGAGCTTGAACAGAGGAAAAg GTTGGCAGAGACGTACAAAGAGTCTCAGGCCAGCAAAGAGAAAATCCAGAAGAGTATTGAGATCAAGAAGGAACACCTGAGAAGCTTGCAGCCCGGCCTGAATGCGATCATGCAG GCCTCGCTGCCAGTGCAAGAGTACCTTGCCGTGCCTGTTGAACAGACCCAGAAACACACCGAGATCGCCCAGCACCTGCCACCGCCCCTCTACGTCCTTTTTGTTCAAGCCAATGCTTACGGCCAAGCATGCG ACAAGAAACTGACCGTGTCCATCAGTGGGGATGTGGATGAGGCCAAGGCTATGTCCAAACCTCCAGAGGATTCTCAAG ATGATGACAGTGACTCAGATgcagaggaggagcaggaaaaAACG AAAAGGAGACGGTCAACTGCCGGCGGCCAGCTGGATGACAAAAGACGAGAGATGCTCAAGAGGCACCCGCTGTCCCTCTCTTTTGACTTGACATGTAAAG ATGGCAGCGTACTCAGTCTCTTCTTCTACTACCTGATCAATCTAAACATCATGACAGTCAAAGCTAAGATTTCTGCATCCACGGACCTCACCACAGCGATCAGTGCAGG GGAGCTGGTCAAATCTGAGACACTTCTCAGCTGTCTGTATTCCAACGATCATGGAAGAGAAACACCCAATCCAGCCAACCGATATCAATTTGATAAAGTTGG GATAGGTTCTTTTGCCGACTATGTGGAGGAGCTGGGTCATCCCTACAAGTGGGTTCAGAATCTTGGAGGATTAAATTTTCCCAGTGATACCTCTGAG GGGGTGCTTGTGGGCAGTTCTTTGAGTGCTAGCCATATGGAAAACACCATGAAGCTCCTGAGGGGGCGTGTCCTGTCCCGCTTGGCTCTCCATAAGCAGTTTGCCTCTTTAG AGCACAACATCATCCCTGTTTCCAGTGAGTGTTTGTACCTCTTTCCAGCCAAGATTCTTTCTCGGTTAACTCAATGGACCACCATCACTCAAGAGGAGTATATG AATTTGACATTCACACGTCATGTGACTGATGCTGGTCTGGCAAAAGAGACTGATATGTACTTCTCTGGAGTTGTTGAGAGAGGCACAG ctcGCCTCCAGGCTGCAGTAGTGCTGAATCCGCGTTACCCAGAAATCtctcctctcttctctctctctctcaactgGAAGGGAGAGCGCAGCGGGCACACTGATGACAACCTTCGG GCCATGGAGAGTGAGGTGAACGTGTTCAAAAATGAACTGCAGGGCCCACGTCCAGGCTACCAGCTCctgaccaatcagatttcaCGCCTGTGTGTCTGTCTGGATGTCTACCTGGAGACTGAAGAACAGGATGATGGTGTGGAAGGGCCACGGGAGTTCCCCCGTGAAAAGATGTGTCTGCGTACTGTCAA GGGTCCAAATCGTCTGAAGCCATTCAAATACAACCATCCTCTGGGCCTCTTCAGTCATCGCTAA
- the tfip11 gene encoding tuftelin-interacting protein 11, with product MSMSHLYGRRRAEEDGVEIENFEITDWDLANEFNPDRRRHRQTKEQMTYGIWAERDSDDDERPSFGGKRSKDYTAPVNFVSAGLRKTAADEKQEREEEDGSDTSDDDTPSAPPPARVITPRKLQKGNFRGNQSQRFAGGIQTGQGIGSWEKHTKGIGQKLLQKMGYQPGRGLGKNAQGIVNPIEAKVRKGKGAVGAYGNERTQQSLQDFPVVDSDEEEEKEFQKELGQWRKDPAASGAKKKPKYSYKTVEELKAKGKLTGRSTGASAGELAQVKVIDMTGREQKIYSSYSQMSNKHSMPEDGPPSTSTRDQKGSGFALPELEHNLQLLIDLTEQDILQSARRLQHEKDVVVSLSHESQALQTRLEEEQDAIQRMEAVLALVDRFPSAETAPGEGPTLQECVHIFETLQTDFYEEYKTMGLADLAVAVVHPLLKDKLISWNPLKDSSYCLEEVGKWRAILESRNLVNSGHDSNMDPYHRLLWEVWIPVMRSCVSGWQPRMVGPMVDCVDLWSPLLPLWISDYLLEQLVLPRLQREVDAWNPLTDTVPIHSWIHPWLPLLQSRLEPLYAPIRSKLANALQRWHPSDASARLILQPWKDVFSPGAWEAFMVKNIIPKLALCLEELVINPHQQQMEPFHWVIDWEGMLSPSSLVSLLDKNFFPKWLQVLCSWLSNSPNYEEVTKWYLGWKTMFSDVLLSQTLIKEKFNEALDIMNRAVSSGIGGYMQPGARENIAYLTQTERRKDFHYEAMQERRDAESVTHRGASASVATNFKDLIQTKAEENNIVFMPIVAKRHEGKQLYTFGRIVIYIDRGVVFVQGEKTWVPTSLQSLIDMAK from the exons ATGTCAATGTCACACCTGTATGGACGGAGGAGGGCAGAGGAGGATGGCGTAGAGATTGAAAATTTTGAGATCACAGATTGGGATTTGGCAAATGAGTTCAACCCAGACCGCCGCAGACACAGACAGACCAAGGAGCAAATGACTTATGGCATCTGGGCAGAAAGGGACTCTGATGACGATGAGAGACCCAGTTTTGGAGGCAAGAG atcTAAAGACTACACTGCTCCGGTGAATTTTGTGAGTGCGGGTTTAAGAAAAACTGCAGCTGATGAGAAACaggaaagagaagaagaagacggtTCTGATACATCTGATGATGATACTCCTTCTGCACCTCCACCTGCTCGTGTGATAACGCCTAGAAAGCTTCAAAAG GGTAATTTCCGTGGAAACCAGTCTCAGAGGTTTGCAGGGGGTATACAGACTGGACAAGGAATTGGTTCCTGGGAGAAACACACCAAAGGAATTGGTCAAAAACTGCTGCAGAAAATGGGCTATCAACCAGGCAGAGGCTTGGGCAAGAATGCACAAG GTATTGTCAATCCTATTGAGGCAAAGGTTCGGAAAGGAAAAGGAGCTGTGGGTGCTTACGGCAATGAACGAACCCAACAGAGTCTCCAAGATTTTCCTGTGGTTGACtcggatgaggaggaggaaaag GAGTTTCAGAAGGAACTAGGTCAGTGGCGGAAAGATCCGGCAGCCAGTGGAGCAAAGAAGAAACCCAAGTATTCGTACAAAACTGTGGAGGAACTGAAGGCGAAAGGCAAACTTACTGGGCGCAGCACAGGAGCATCTGCTGGAGAGCTGGCACAAGTCAAG GTAATTGATATGACTGGAAGAGAGCAAAAGATATATTCCAGTTACAGTCAGATGTCCAACAAGCACAGTATGCCAGAAGACGGTCCGCCAAGCACGTCCACTCGGGATCAGAAGGGATCCGGCTTTGCACTCCCTGAGCTTGAACATAACCTTCAACTTTTGATTGACCTTACGGAACAAGACATATTACAG TCAGCCCGCCGCCTGCAGCATGAAAAAGATGTGGTGGTGTCGCTGAGCCATGAGTCCCAGGCGCTGCAGACCAGGTTGGAAGAAGAACAAGACGCCATCCAAAGAATGGAAGCGGTGCTGGCTTTGGTGGACCGTTTTCCTTCTGCAGAGACAGCACCGGGGGAGGGACCCACTTTGCAG GAGTGCGTCCACATCTTTGAGACTTTACAGACAGACTTTTATGAAGAATACAAGACGATGGGTTTGGCTGACTTGGCCGTAGCTGTAGTTCATCCCTTACTCAAAGACAAACTTATTTCCTGGAATCCATTGAAG GACTCTTCTTATTGCCTTGAAGAGGTTGGTAAGTGGAGGGCAATTCTCGAATCTAGAAACCTTGTCAATAGTGGTCACGATTCAAACATGGACCCTTACCacag ACTGCTGTGGGAAGTATGGATCCCAGTGATGCGGTCCTGTGTGTCCGGGTGGCAGCCTCGCATGGTCGGGCCAATGGTGGACTGTGTTGATCTGTGGTCTCCTCTTCTTCCACTTTGGATCTCAGATTACCTGCTCGAGCAGCTTGTTTTACCTCGGCTACAGCGAGAG GTGGATGCGTGGAACCCCTTAACAGACACGGTGCCAATTCACTCATGGATCCACCCTTGGCTACCTCTGCTCCAATCACGTCTCGAGCCTCTGTACGCGCCCATCAGGAGCAAACTAGCTAATGCTTTGCAGAGGTGGCACCCCAGTGATGCCTCAGCACGCCTCATTCTGCAACCATGGAAAGATGTTTTCAGCCCAGGAGCTTGGGAGGCCTTCATGGTGAAAAACATCATCCCTAAACTAG CGTTGTGTCTAGAAGAGCTGGTTATTAACCCTCACCAGCAGCAAATGGAGCCCTTTCATTGGGTGATAGACTGGGAGGGGATGCTGTCCCCATCTAGTCTGGTTTCCCTCCTGGACAAAAATTTCTTTCCAAAATGGCTCCAA GTCCTGTGTTCATGGTTGAGCAACAGCCCTAATTATGAGGAAGTCACAAAATGGTACCTCGGTTGGAAGACCATGTTCAGTGATGTCTTGTTGTCACAGACACTCATAAAGGAAAAGTTCAATGAAGCGCTGGACATCATGAACCGTGCTGTATCTTCAGGCATTG GTGGATACATGCAACCAGGTGCAAGAGAAAACATTGCATATCTCACTCAGACGGAGAGAAGGAAGGACTTCCACTATGAAGCCATGCAAGAGCGCAGAGATGCTGAAAGTGTCACTCACAGGGGTGCCAGTGCGAGTGTAGCCACAAACTTTAAAGATCTCATCCAGACCAAGGCAGAGGAGAACAACATTGTGTTTATGCCAATAGTGGCCAAACGGCATGAGGGCAAACAGCTGTACACATTTGGACGCATTGTCATCTACATAGACAGGGGGGTGGTATTTGTGCAAGGAGAAAAGACATGGGTTCCCACGTCTCTGCAGAGTCTGATTGATATGGCTAAGTGA